The nucleotide sequence GCGCGCTGCGAGGTGAATGTCCACTTGCTCAGCGTGGTCCCGGAAAATGAAACCGTGCTGCTGCGCAACAGCACGTGACGAGTGGTGCTGTAGGGTGGGCAAAGGCGCGGCCCGTGCTGCCTCACACGAACCAGATCGCGGTTGCGCCGTGCCCACCAGCTTCCAAGCGTCCGAAGGTGGGCACGCTGCCGCCTGCGGCGGCTGCTCTGCCCACCCTACGGTCATGCCGCAAGGGCGCGCCTACGCCAGGGTCGCAAGCAGACCCGCCATCAGCCGGCCTCTCTCTGCGAGGCTGTCGATCTCGATATACTCGTTGAGAGTGTGCATGTCGGCGCCGCGGACGCCGAGGCCGTCGAGAGTGGGAATGCCGAGCGCGCCGGTGAAATTGCCGTCGGAGCCGCCGCCCGCCGAGCCGTGGGGCAGGGACATGCCGAGGTCTGCGGCAATGCGGCGCGCGGTCTCGTACAGCGCCATGGTTCCGGAATCCGGCTCCCACACCGGCCGCGTCACGCCGCGTGTCACGTTGAAGGCGACGTCGTCGGTGGTGCCGGACAGCGCGAGCATGCGTTCGACGCCGCGGTCGAGATCGGCCTGACGCTTGGCCATGCTGAGCGCTTCGCCGGTGCACGTCGTTGCGACGCAATTCACCCATTGGCCGCCATGGACGATGCCAACCGAGAAGGTGCAGTCGTCCGTGGTCATCGCATCGATGGCGAGGATCTGCCGCGCCATTTCCCGGATTGCGGAACGACCTGCCGCGAGCCGTGCGCCGGCATGGCTGGGACGTCCGGTCGCTTCGAGATTGAAGCGCGCGATGGCATAGCGGCCGGTGACGACGCCATTGTCCGGACGGCCCGGCTCGGGCACCAGCACGTATTTGTTGCGCCGCGCTTCGGCCTCGATGATGTCGCGGGTCGAGGGCGTGCCGACCTCTTCGTCGGGCGTGAACAGCACGGTGATCGGCAGCGGCGTCGTGACGCAGGCCTTGATCAGCTGCCGGATCGCTTCCAGCGAGAGATAGTTGCCGCCCTTCATGTCGCAGATGCCGGGGCCGTGACACCGGCCGCCGTCGCGGCGCCACGGCAGCTTGGCCAGCGTTCCGACAGGATGGACCGTGTCCATGTGGCCGGCGATCAGGATGCCGGGCTCGCCCTGGCGCGGATGCGGGAAGCGGGCGCGCACGCAGCCCGCAAAGCCCTGCCGACCGGCGATGCGCTCGATCGTCGCACCCGAGATCGCCATGTCGCGCGCGGCGAGGTCGAGCATGCGCTCCACGGCACCAGCGTCCCAGGTCGGACTCTCGCATTCCACCCAGCCGCGCAGGCCCTGCAGCATGGCTTCGGTATCGAAGGGAAGATCGGCTGGGTTCATGTGTGCTCTCTTCAAGGCCTGATCGTTACTCTCGTGTCACGAGACGATAGTCGCGCGCGGTTTGTAAAGCGAAAGCTGTGCAAGCGTTAACGGCGATCTGAGGCGTAAGCGGCATGCACTGAATGCGGATTGACGCGAAACACGACCTCTGCAACTGTCGAAAGTCCACGACTTACAGCGTGTTAGTTCGCACAAGGATTGATCTGCACGCCCAACGAATGATCTGGATCTGAACAGTTTCAGGTCAAATTCATCCCGCTAGGAGACTTCTGTAATGTTCCACATCCCGCGCTGGAAAGGTCTGACGCTCGCCACGAGCCTCGCCGTTTCCATGCTTTCGCTTTCCACGGCGCTGAGCACCC is from Bradyrhizobium sp. ORS 285 and encodes:
- a CDS encoding M20/M25/M40 family metallo-hydrolase — its product is MNPADLPFDTEAMLQGLRGWVECESPTWDAGAVERMLDLAARDMAISGATIERIAGRQGFAGCVRARFPHPRQGEPGILIAGHMDTVHPVGTLAKLPWRRDGGRCHGPGICDMKGGNYLSLEAIRQLIKACVTTPLPITVLFTPDEEVGTPSTRDIIEAEARRNKYVLVPEPGRPDNGVVTGRYAIARFNLEATGRPSHAGARLAAGRSAIREMARQILAIDAMTTDDCTFSVGIVHGGQWVNCVATTCTGEALSMAKRQADLDRGVERMLALSGTTDDVAFNVTRGVTRPVWEPDSGTMALYETARRIAADLGMSLPHGSAGGGSDGNFTGALGIPTLDGLGVRGADMHTLNEYIEIDSLAERGRLMAGLLATLA